A window of the Deinococcota bacterium genome harbors these coding sequences:
- the hisA gene encoding 1-(5-phosphoribosyl)-5-[(5-phosphoribosylamino)methylideneamino]imidazole-4-carboxamide isomerase, with amino-acid sequence MFEVIPCVDIQGGRAVRLFEGDPDQETVYFERPLAAARHWAAGGCRWLHLVDLDAATGRGDNRHIIAEIAHDVSCKLEVGGGVRDLAAARRWLECVDRVVIGTAAVGEPHMVDALLADFGPERIIVSIDAKDGRVAVRGWAELSEVAATDLARRVAGQGVRQVIYTDISRDGTLRGVDPEPVRGMRAAFPHLLLAGGGVASDADLDLYESLGLEGAIVGKALYEGRIRYPRTA; translated from the coding sequence GTGTTCGAAGTGATTCCCTGCGTGGATATCCAAGGGGGCCGGGCCGTCAGGCTCTTTGAAGGCGACCCCGACCAGGAGACGGTCTATTTCGAGCGGCCGCTTGCCGCCGCGCGCCACTGGGCCGCGGGCGGCTGCCGCTGGCTGCACCTCGTGGACCTGGACGCGGCGACGGGCCGGGGCGACAATCGCCATATCATCGCCGAGATCGCCCACGACGTCTCCTGCAAGCTCGAGGTCGGCGGCGGCGTCCGCGACCTCGCGGCGGCCCGGCGCTGGCTCGAGTGCGTAGACCGGGTGGTCATCGGCACGGCCGCCGTGGGCGAGCCGCACATGGTGGACGCGCTGCTCGCGGACTTTGGCCCCGAGCGCATCATCGTCTCGATCGACGCCAAGGACGGCCGGGTCGCCGTCAGGGGCTGGGCGGAGCTGAGCGAGGTCGCCGCGACGGACCTCGCCCGGCGCGTGGCCGGGCAGGGCGTGAGGCAGGTGATCTACACCGACATCTCCCGGGACGGCACCCTCAGAGGCGTCGATCCGGAGCCCGTCAGGGGGATGCGTGCGGCCTTTCCCCACCTGCTCCTCGCCGGCGGCGGGGTGGCGAGTGACGCCGACTTGGACTTGTACGAGAGCTTGGGCCTCGAGGGCGCCATCGTCGGCAAGGCGCTCTACGAGGGGAGGATACGCTATCCCCGAACTGCCTGA
- a CDS encoding acyl-CoA thioesterase, with translation MSDFRTDIQVRFADTDALGHLNNTAYALYVEQARLEFFRQFGATTRGLILAQLALDFRRQARFGDEVHVLTRVGKVGRTSVQLVQDVYAEGELAAETRSVVVVFDYQTNKPAPIGDETRCRLEAYLIPA, from the coding sequence ATGAGCGATTTTCGCACCGACATCCAGGTCCGCTTTGCCGACACCGACGCCCTGGGGCACCTCAACAACACCGCCTACGCCCTCTACGTCGAGCAGGCCAGGCTCGAGTTCTTCCGGCAGTTCGGCGCCACCACGAGAGGGCTCATCCTCGCCCAGCTCGCCCTCGACTTTCGCCGCCAGGCGAGGTTCGGCGACGAGGTCCACGTTCTCACCCGCGTCGGCAAGGTCGGCCGGACCAGCGTCCAGCTCGTACAGGACGTCTACGCGGAGGGCGAGCTGGCCGCCGAGACGCGCTCGGTGGTGGTGGTCTTCGACTACCAAACGAACAAGCCCGCGCCAATAGGCGACGAGACCAGGTGCCGTTTGGAGGCCTACCTCATCCCCGCCTGA
- the mutM gene encoding bifunctional DNA-formamidopyrimidine glycosylase/DNA-(apurinic or apyrimidinic site) lyase, giving the protein MRRELEPWLSGRKIVSASLEDAPPGPKYAGLERAGGQRILSVGRRGKFLILPLDGGDELIIHLGMTGVLTATRPERHLRVSLALDEGEDPALYFQDARRFGRFVVVSAGDYATLPTLQAMGPEPLGDGFTAGRFYAALQASSVALKSYLLSQRPVSGVGNIYADEALWRSRLHPLTPANRVPRRKVPALMAAIREVLEASIAAQGTTLNDYRTVNGEVGAYSSELRAYGKGGEPCPRCGDAVEKIVLAGRGTHYCPRCQRLPGRRPTRPS; this is encoded by the coding sequence GTGCGGCGCGAGCTCGAGCCCTGGCTGAGCGGGCGCAAGATCGTCTCGGCCAGCCTGGAGGACGCCCCGCCCGGCCCCAAGTACGCGGGGCTCGAGCGGGCGGGCGGTCAGCGCATCCTCTCGGTAGGCCGCCGTGGCAAGTTCCTGATCCTGCCGCTAGACGGCGGGGATGAACTCATCATCCATCTGGGCATGACGGGCGTCCTCACCGCCACCAGGCCCGAGCGGCACCTGCGGGTCAGCCTGGCGCTCGACGAGGGTGAGGACCCCGCGCTCTACTTTCAGGACGCGCGCCGCTTCGGCCGCTTTGTCGTCGTCTCCGCGGGCGACTATGCTACCTTGCCGACGCTGCAGGCGATGGGGCCGGAACCGCTCGGCGACGGGTTCACGGCAGGGCGGTTTTACGCGGCGCTGCAAGCCTCGTCGGTGGCGCTCAAGAGCTATCTCCTCAGCCAGCGTCCGGTCTCGGGCGTGGGCAACATCTACGCCGACGAGGCGCTGTGGCGGAGCCGGCTCCACCCGCTCACGCCCGCTAACAGGGTGCCGAGGCGAAAGGTTCCCGCGCTCATGGCGGCGATCCGCGAGGTCTTGGAGGCCAGCATTGCAGCGCAGGGCACCACCTTGAACGACTACCGCACGGTGAACGGCGAGGTGGGCGCCTACAGCAGCGAGCTCAGGGCCTACGGCAAGGGGGGCGAGCCCTGCCCGCGCTGCGGCGACGCCGTCGAAAAGATCGTCTTGGCCGGGCGCGGGACGCACTACTGCCCGCGCTGCCAGCGCCTGCCGGGCCGGAGACCGACGAGACCATCATGA